A single genomic interval of Primulina huaijiensis isolate GDHJ02 chromosome 7, ASM1229523v2, whole genome shotgun sequence harbors:
- the LOC140980971 gene encoding homeobox-leucine zipper protein ATHB-7-like, whose amino-acid sequence MSSIKRSRNNRRRFSDEQIKSLETMFDTESRPELRLKMNLANKLGLQPRQVAIWFQNKRARSKSKHIENEYTMLKTKYDELSSQFDIMRKENQTLLVQLQRLKNMAGQKDDEVQGNYKDRIKTATSENPEILRETRSSELLMTSCNDAGKTVDYMEENGFLNMANVAQDSLTSPDNGCSFDSCTFLDDPGYSSQWWDFKFGTPA is encoded by the exons ATGTCTAGTATTAAGAGGAGCAGAAACAACAGGAGGCGATTTAGTGATGAACAGATCAAGTCTTTGGAGACTATGTTCGATACTGAATCGAGGCCAGAGCTACGCCTGAAAATGAACTTGGCTAACAAGCTTGGGTTGCAGCCAAGACAAGTTGCAATATGGTTTCAGAACAAAAGAGCCAGATCAAAGTCCAAGCATATCGAGAATGAATACACCATGCTTAAAACAAAGTACGATGAGCTGTCTTCCCAGTTTGATATTATGAGGAAAGAGAATCAAACCCTGCTCGTCCAG CTGCAGAGACTTAAAAATATGGCTGGCCAAAAAGATGACGAGGTACAAGGCAATTACAAGGATCGCATCAAGACAGCAACTTCTGAAAACCCCGAAATTCTACGAGAAACTCGTAGCAGTGAGCTTCTCATGACCTCGTGTAATGATGCAGGCAAAACGGTTGATTACATGGAGGAGAATGGTTTTCTAAATATGGCAAACGTCGCACAAGATTCGTTAACATCACCGGATAATGGATGCAGCTTTGACTCTTGTACATTTCTTGATGATCCTGGCTACAGCTCGCAGTGGTGGGACTTCAAATTTGGAACTCCGGCCTGA